A window of Pan paniscus chromosome X, NHGRI_mPanPan1-v2.0_pri, whole genome shotgun sequence genomic DNA:
CAACCTTGTTCTTCTCTGGATCAAACCCCTTCCTCAACCTGCATTCCTTCTTGTCATGAAGCCCCCCGTGCTATCCAGTCTCTATCCTGTTCACCCAAAATAATGtcctcctggcctctccctgtttTCTTAACAGATGCCAGAGACGTCAAGGGGGGACTCACAGCCAGAACCCGCTCCTAAGAAATCAAAAGCATCGGACTCCTCGACCGTATTAGTGCTTTCCTACAGGAGAGAGGTTAGAAGACGTTACTCCGTCTCCGATGAATTGGTGAATGACCACTCCCGAGAGAACCGAGTCAACCGCCTCCAAATAGACGAGGAAGAATTCACGCAGATTTCTGTGCAAACAGCTGCAAACCAGAAGGAAGATGCTGCCGTTAACCTTgggcaatgaaaataaagtttgagaagctgATGGCTGTGCATATCTCTGCCTGTTTTCTGATGGTGGTGCggggggggaagggaagggaagaggtagGCATTTGAGAAGGGAGGGATATGAGGTCCTGTAGGGTTGCTGGACAGACCCACAGGTGGACAGTAAGCCAGACATTGTAAATAAGGCCTGGGGGAGGACTGATTCCTaaagaaaatttccttcttaaaattttatctcaCAGGAAGTGGAGATGTGTATATGTTCACGCAACTGTACCCGGCAGCACATAGTTCTGCTGAATGCACATATCGAAGGTATTCCCATCCCCTTTCCATCTGATATTTTCCTAGGTTAGAAATATATGCTTTATAAAGAGTAAACGTTCTGTAAAACACAAAGCACAATACAAAAGAAGATAGTAGATGTAGGAGTAAGTAAACGGCAGGAAAGCATTGCTTGTAATGAAATGATTGAAAAGccaattctaaaacaaaatgttcaatgcatcttaaatatttgttactgttttaatgACCTCAGCAGCCTTTAATCAAGATAAGTATGCTTTAGAAATGTGTTGATATCCGCAAAGTGTGAATATTCAAAATCGCCATGACttgggaaaaggaaagtaaaacactcttaAGTATGAGGAGCTTTTTTCCATGGAATGTGAACTGCAAGGTGGTGAGAAGGGTTAGGTGTGATGTGGTGAGATCATTTTTAGGAGAGTGTGTCTATTATCGGCTTCCTAACACTTCCATTTTGCATGATAATTTCCTGAAATTCGTCATTTAATTAAGGCTATAGATTTTGATTACAATGTGTCTTAAAATGTCAAACAGTATAATAtttatagtgaaaaagaaaactgcttggCGGATACACATCGGTTAGCGGGAAAAGACaccacagggattcaccatgGAGTCACCCGTGGATGGggttttagtttctgtctttgaATTGACCTTCACATAGTGTCTACGTCTTGAGAGTTCAGGGGATGTTGGAGAGATCATTAGGTAAAACAAGAAGGTCTTCTCAGGACACATGAGggagttaaataaaaatgcaggagcaattacaattttagttatttgtaacTGTGGTTTGCTAAGTCATAACACTGTCATggataacatgaaaaaataaaatatactaaatatcaaTAGACAAAAACCAGTTTGCTTTTCTCCAACCAAATACCTAAATACCTAGCACTGATTTCCAGAACAAAATCCCCCACGTACCATCTTTGgaataaaagaatattctttcaaGTTGTCGGACcacaaggtaaaaacaaaaaatcccaatgctttttttcttactctttgatATGTACAATTGAAGGTATTCCTCATTGCAAACTAATATTTCCATCCAGCACGTGACATTaaagaatttttcatatttaggaTAGTAATACGGGATCACATTCTTTAGCCTTAGGCATTGCAGGCCTAAGGTTTGTTgttaggaaaaacaaacaaacagaaacaaaccaaaactaagCTGAGAGAGGCGGAGCAAGAAAAGCAGAATAGAAGGCTGCACAGATCAGCCCCCTCGCAAGGACACAAATTTAGCAACTATCCACACAGTAGAAAACACCTCCATAAGAACCCAAAATCAGGGGAACTCTCATAGTACCTGGttgtatcactgaaagaggcactgaagagttaGAAGAAACAGTCTTAAATCGCTGACCCCACCCCTTCCCTATCCTAGGCAGTGGCAGTGTGGTGTAAAGAGcatctctggaagctggaagagcaAGAGCAGAGCAGTTGTGGGtcactgaactcagtgctgtctcttacaggagaaaggaaaaccagaccaaacgtAGCTGACTCCCATCTGGGAAGGGAGCATTGCAACCACCTCTAGCCAGAGGGAAATTACCCATCCCAGGAATCAGAACTTGAGTTTCTGCAAACCTTGCCACCAAGGGCTAAAAAACTGTTCCAGGTTTCTCAGACAACcttaaaggcagtctaggccataagacCTGTAACTCGTAGGTGAGTTCTAGCGTAGAATTGGGCCCAGAGGCAGTGGATTGTGGCGGGTATGTGGAGGGGTGCACATGACCTACTGAgataccagctggggcagccaagtgAGTGCTGGTGTCACCCCTGCCCTAGCCCCAGACTGCCCAGCTAGCGGCTCCATGAAAGACCccctccttccacttgaggagatgGAATAGTGAGGAGcgttttttttcttgcatcttgAATACCAGCTCAACTACAGCGGGACAGGGCACCGGTCGGGGTTGTGAAGCCCCTGTTCCAGGCACTAGCTCCTggataacatttctagacacaccctaggCCAGAAagaaacctgctgccttgaaagaaatgaaaagagaacaccTATACACTGTTTATGGGAATGTAACTTAgttcagccattatagaaaacagtttggtgatttctgcaAGAACTTAGAATTACCATTCATCTCAGCCAtcacattactggatatatacccaaaggatataTATCATTCTACCGTTAAGAcatatgcatgcgtatgttcttgacagcactattcacaatagcaaagatattgaatcaacctaaaggcccatcagcagcagactggataaagacattgtggtacataaacagcatggaatactatgcagccataaaaaaacgagatcatgtcttttgcagcaacatggatggagctggaggccattactctAAGCGAACTCACGTGGGAACAGAAAATGGAATACCacctttttccatttctaagcaaGAGCTAAACATCGGTacgcatggacacaaagaagggagcaaCAGACACCCGTGTCTACTTGGGGGtaaaggatggggaggagggtgaggattgaaaagctACCTGTCAGctattatgctgattacctgggtgatgaaataatctgtacaccaaacccgtgTGACACACAATTTCCCTATATAACGagcctgcacgtgtacccctgaacctaaaataaaagttaacaaaaatttaaaaataaaataataaaaaattaagaagtctcacagaggtagagagtagaatggtggtgacTAGGGGCTCGGTGGTGGTGGCTGGAGAGACATTGCTCAAAGGATACCAAATTTCCGTTAGACTGAAGGAATAAGCTCCAGAGATATATTGTACAACACGGTGACTACGGGTGATCATAATATGTTGTATTATTGAtaaatgctaagagagtagatgttaagtgttctcaaTACAAAATGATAACTTTGTGGgatgatgcatatgttaattagctatatttattcattctacaatgtatatacttcaaacattagatacatgatagatacattccattttatctgttcagtttaaaataataaaaataaagaagaaagacatgtCCAAGTGTTCTGCCTGGGAAGATGGGCCTGAGAGAGTCTTACATAGTTAATCATGTACTATGTTTTTCTGTGCAGGACAGCAGAGGGAGTGGGGCTACCTGAGAGCAGCACATAGTCAGTAAATGGCCTATAACAGCTCTACTTCCTTTCTTGAAGAATCAGAATGGTGAAAGAAACCAGTGTAATGTTTCTCATACCCCTAAGAAGGACACTAAAGTGTTTTAAAGAGAGTTGGATCTGAAGGTGCCCTGTGGTTGGGCTTGAGGGATGACATGAAAATGTTCTGCATGAATCAGCCATTTAGGGCCAGATGGGATGATACGCATCTCAGGAGATGTTCGATGGATACGACATTGGGAAATTCTGAGATTCTGAATTGACTAGGTGTGAGACTCATGCATATTAAGTGCAATTACATAAAATGGCATTGCATTTCTCATTCGGCCAAGCATTGTAACCAGGTATATTCATGTGCCAGCTATTTCAATAGAAAGTGCTAGCTCTCACAACCGTTTGCATTCCAATACAATTTTCTGAATGTAAGAGAAAGAGATATAGTTATAACCAAGGTGTTAATCAATGAGAATAGTTTGCATCTCATCTTCTCTATTCTGCAGAAAGGCCCTTGAAGAGCATATTGCATCATTTTCCTCATGGCCAAGAAAATCAAGAATCActgatctggccaggtgcagcggctcatgcctgtaatcccagcactttgggaggccgaggcgggcggatcacctgaggtcaggagtttgagacgagcctggccaacatggtgaaaccctgtctctgctaaaatacaaaaaaaaaaattagctggtcgtggtggcgggcgcctgtaatcccagctactggggaggctgaggcaggagaattgcttgaatccaggcagtggaggttgcagtgagccgagatcgtgccactgcactccggcttgggtgacagagccagactctgtctcaaaacaacaaaaacaaaaacaagaaatcaccGATCCATTTGAAAGTCAgcaaatattttgtcattgaCTAAATGTAGACCCTAGAGAGTGATCCCCATACACCACACTACAACTTAAGACTGATTCTGTTTCTTAATCATCCTTTGGAGGTCATCACGTTTTTGAACTCTTGTAATAACAGGGGACTTGAACGCATTTCAGACAGCAAACCTCGTCCTGTGTTATCTTATGCTCTGGGAGGAATTAAAAGACaaggaagtaaggaagaaagaaaggaaggaagggagggaggaaggaagggagggagggaaggagggagggagggagggaggaaaggagaagaggagagaagagaagagaggagacgaTCTCTAAACCTAAATTGGTAGAAAGCTTCACAAGTCTgaatacttaaaaagttaaattaagtagctaaagatgtttttgaaaagcatctgagcaaacaacaaaatgattctgaaaaatatttggtaatGTAATAATGACAATGGGTTATTTCTTCTATCCGTGATCtcctacaatatattttaagCCAGATCACGTTTTTCCTTTGATGAAAACTCCACAGAGTTTTCatcttgatgaaaataaaatccaaattcctaatAAGGCCGTACATGATGTGGGCACCTATTACCTCTCTGACATTAATACTTATTCTTCTCATGAATCAATCACTCTGCTTCTATCACACTCCCCAATCTGTGACTCTTGTAACTCACCATGCATGTGATTCCTCTAACCTGCCATCCATATCAGGGTCTTTGCACACTTCTGCTGGAAGGTTCTTCTCTAAAATATCCACTATgtatcctcattttcttttcttttctttttctttccttctttcttttcttttcttttcttttcttttttttttttttgagatggagccttgctttgtcgcctaggctggagttcagtggtgcattctcggctctctgcaacctccgcctcctggtttcaagcaattctcctgcctcagcctcctgagtagctgagattacaggcgcctgctaccacgcctggctaatgtttgtatttttagtacagatggggtttcattggttggccaggctggtcttgaactcctgacctcgtgatccgcctgccttcgcctcccaaagtgctgagattacaatcgtgagccaccacgcccggcctgtgtaTCCGAATTTTCTTAAGGTCACTAGTCAGAAGTCACTTTATTGGAAAGGCTATCCTCCATTTAATGGTGAAGACGTTAAATGGTACTTGTACTTCTTTCCCAAAAAATGACACTTTTATCAGTTATTTTACTACAGTACCTGGAACACGTaaactttcaagaaatatttggtgaatgaatgcatgttaaTCTGAATTTAGTATTGCAGTCTTCATTACTAGAaagcatttacatgttttaactGTCAGGGAGCAACGCTGGTAAGTGATTAATTCCCTATCAATAAAATGGATAGAGTACTATTCATGCTACATGTTCTCACAGTTGTGGCAAGGGTTATTAAATTGCCAACTGTAGTACTAAACTTATATTAATGTTGTACTCATTAGTATTACTCTTGTTATGTTCAGAGGAAATATGGAATAAAAGTAAGATCATGGGCCTGGTTCAAATCTGAAATTCTGCTACGTCCTAGTTGGGTGATCTAGGTCAAGTTTCTTAACTCCTCTGAGTCTTAGATTCTTcgtatgaaaaatggaaaaaatgctaGCACCTACTTCTCAGgattgttttgaaaaacaaattaattaatatatttaagcttTTAGCACAGAGCCTAGTACATACTGTGTGTGCAGTAATTACAAACTATTACTAGTGAGTATAATAGGATGTGAAAATTCATGACATCAAACAACTAGAACCgagatttatacacacacacacacacacacacacacacacagacatatgtatacacacacacacacacacagacatatgtatacacacacacacacacacacatataattgtttttgcaacagagtctagctctgtcgcccaggctggagtgcagtggcgtgatctcggctcactgcaacctctgtctcccgggttcaagcaattcttctgcctcagcctcctgagcagctgggactacaggcgcgtgccaccatgactagttaatttttgtatttttagtagagatggggtttcaccatgttggccaggctggtctcgaactcctgacctcaggcgatctgcccacctcagcctcccaaagtgctgggattacaggcgtgagccaccgtgcctggcctgcagtaGGATTTTAGAGAGATGTGTTTGTGAGAGAGATTTGTGCCCaaagggttttattttaaatttttaaaatatttataaaatagagacaagatcttactatgtggcccaggctggtctcgaactgctgagctcaagtgatcctctctctttggcctcccacaggCGTGACTCACCACAGCCGATCCACTCAAAGCATTTTAACTTAGGGAGGTGAGTGTTGACACAGACAAACCAATGCCATTGCAATATTTTCATGACTTAGATTTCCCGAGAGAAGGGGATATGCCCTACCACACAGGTTCACGGTGGGAAGCACCAGGGCTTGGcttggaagcagaggcaggaaggaatgAGGAGCCCAAGCAACAGCCTTTATTATTAGGCTTTCCAAGGGAAAGGTCAGGCAGGGCAGGGTGAACAGCTTCACACTGGTAGTTTGAGTAATTACAGTAAGTTTGGAGCAACAGAGACTGCCTCTAGCTGTCTGGTACCCGGTGCTGGGTTGATTTAGGACAGAGAAAATATCAGCTTACTGTGTGAGAGTTAGATAAAGGAGGTGGATGCTTGCATAGGTAGGGTGTGTTCCTAAGTGAGTTGTtactatttgtattagtccattctcacgttgctaataaagacatactcaagactgggtaatttatacaggaaaaagtggtttaatggactcacagttctgcatggctggggaggcctcacaatcatggtggaaggcacatcttacatggtggaaagcaagagagaatgagagccaagcgaaaagggaaatgccttataaaaccatcagatctcgtgagacttattccttaccatgggaacagtatggcagaaactgcccccatattcaattatctccacttggctctgcccttgacatatggggattattacaactcaaggtgagattagggtggggacagagccaaaccatatcgctaTTTTTAGGAATCAGCTAGTCCTGGGAGGAGCAGTCTTTCCCCAAGTCTATGAGGCCCCTCAAGCTGTCAAAATactagcctggcacagtggctcacagttgtaatctcagcactttaggaggccaaggtaggaggattatttgagcccaggagtttgatatcagcctgggcaacattgcaagaccctgtccctacaaagaaaaaaaaaagaattagccaggtatggtggcatacaactgtagtccagctactcaggaggctgagtgggaagtttgaggctgcagttggcaatgatcgtgccactgtactccagcctgggcaacaaagtgagacactgtctcaaaaaaaaaaaaagtcaaaacattataggatacagaaaattaagacaacatgattaatgtgtgtgtgtaagtatgcaTTAGCTTGTGTGAATGTATacatgagagagagaacaagagagaaagagagactatgAATACCCACAGCTTAGGGATGACTGAAGTAATTATTCTAGCAACGAGGAGTAAATTCTTCAACGTGACCTGCCGGGTGGTTGCTTATctccaccttccttcctttctaacaTCCTAGTGATTGTTTCTGTCCCACATTCGCGCTATGGAAGTCatgcaaacaaatataaattaacaaatagtATCGTTTGCCTTAGACCTGTAAAGAAAGGTCTTTTGGAGTCATTGCATGAAATTCCAGAATTCTTACTTGGTTGGATTTAACTTTATTTGCAGGAGGAATTTTCTCTGATGGGATCAGTCACTTGTGGTGTGATGTATCTTCATTTTGATGTGGATAGTCCcacataaaacaattaaaaaaacaaaaataagtaaataaaaatctatgtttttaaGATTCTATATGAGTGCAGGACATGATCAATGATAAATAAAACAGCCCCGTAAACAGCACAAGCCTCCCGAATTTAACTATAGAGGATTATACAGtagaattttttgttattattttttctcatcataATTTCAGAAGTTGGGAGCATGGGGCTGACACAGTGCTCAGTGCCACGGTCATGGGACCAGGgttctttttttccacttggCCACCTCTGACATGCTAGCTTTCATTCTTGTGCATCTCACCCCATGGTTGCAAAGTGGCTGCAGTTCCTCCAAGCATCACACCTGCACTCCATGCAGTAAGGAGGGAAAAAACCAAAGGCGGTAAAGAATCCAGTTAGATGATTTGATCCTATTTTAGTAGGAAAGCACAGCTTCTCTGCAAGACCCCACCAGTAGACTTCGGTATAATCCTcatttaccagaggctggggaatgcTTATGTTTTCTATCTAAAATTGATctctgcagccaggcatggtggcacatgcctgtaaatccagctactcgggaggctgaggtgggagaatcacttgaacccaggaggcagaggttgcagtgagctgagatgttgccactgcactccagcctgggcgacagagtgagaccctgcctcaaaataaataaataagtaaataataaaaaatgaaaaataaaattgatctctGAAAATAGATTTGGTAACAATTTCAtatcagaagaaagaagaaaggaagggagggagggaggaaggaaaggaaggaaggaaaggaaggaaggaaggggaagggaagggaaggaaaggaaggaggaaaggagggagtgagggagggagagaaggaaggagggaaagaaagaaaagaagaaaacagaaatggaa
This region includes:
- the LOC129395305 gene encoding sperm protein associated with the nucleus on the X chromosome C-like, which encodes MGQQSSAGGVKRSTPCESNEVNETMPETSRGDSQPEPAPKKSKASDSSTVLVLSYRREVRRRYSVSDELVNDHSRENRVNRLQIDEEEFTQISVQTAANQKEDAAVNLGQ